The following nucleotide sequence is from Chrysiogenia bacterium.
CGCATCCGCGGTTCGATGTGCGGGCGCTGGACCTTTACCACGACTTCGCGACCGTCCTGCAGCGTTGCAAAATGCACCTGCGCGATGCTGGCTGCGGCGATGGGAACGGGGTCGAGGGACTTGAAGACTTCGGTATAGGGACGACCGAATTCCTCGAGCAGGGTGCGCTCGACATGGGGGAACCCGAAAGAAGGCACCCGGTCCAGGCACTTGCGGAACTCTTCGGAGTATTCCTTGGGGAAGAGCCCCTCGCTGGAGGCGATGATCTGGGCGAGCTTGATGTAGGTCGGGCCCAGGTCCTCGAACGCCATGCGCAGCCACACCGGCGCCGTCATCTTCAGATACTCATCGCTGCGCCCGGTCAGGCTGTACCAGAGCTTGCGCAGGCCGAGCTTGTCGAGCAGGCCGATGAATCCGTACTTGAAAAGAATCCACTGGACTGCAATCCAGCGAACGAGTGATTCAATCATCTCTTTTGTGTCCTTGGCCCCATCACCGGGGGTTTTGTTGGCCGGGACAATCTACCCCACCCGGGGCCGTGCGCAAAGAACTTGCAGGGTCGGTGAAGTGCGGGGGCCCTCAGGGGCTCTGCACGGGGAAACGCTCCCTGATGACGCGCCAGTCAGTTTCGCTGGTCGTCCAGGACGCATACACCGCCAGCCCGCTCAGGTTGGCGCGGCCCGACCCGATCTCCGGCAGCGCCGCCGAGAGGGCGTCAACGGCAGTGCCGACATTCTCGATGTCCGAGTTGTGGAACTGGGATTCCTCGCGGTAGCTGGGAACCCCCAGAAACAGCTCGATCTCGGGATTGGCCTCCACGCTCAGCGAGAGCAGCGTGCGCGCCTGCAGGGCCAGGAACCACTGGAACACCGCGGGTGAGGTAATCGCCGTGTCGTAGGTCATAAAGGCCATCTGATCGACGCGGGCGGCCACTTCCTTGAGGTAGCCCTCCGACCAGAACCGGTCGCGCAGCTTGGGCAGGGAGGCCACGTAGGGCAGCACCATCGTCCCCGCGAAGGAGAGGATCTTGCCCTTGGGCAGGGCCTTTGAGACGTCGTCGAGAAGCGCCAGCAGGTGCTCGTCGCGCTCCAGGGTGGGCTCGATATTCAGATGGACCCCGTCAAAACCGAATTCCGGGCCGGTGAGCCTGCGCGAGAGGGCGGCAATACCAGCACGGGTGGCCGGATCGGCCAGGTCGATGTGGCCGCGCTCGTGGCCCTTGTGGCGCCCACCGATCCAGGCCAGCGTCCGCGTTCCCGGGGCGGCCTTTTGCAACTCGCGCTGCATGCGGCGGATGGGCGCTTCCTGTCCGTGCCAGGGACTCAACTCGGTCACCGGCCACAGTGGAATTTCGCCGCCTTCCTTGAGCGAGCCGACGAAGAAAAAGATCGTGCCGACCCCGTTCTCCGCCATGGTCTTCACAAAGTCCGCGCGCATCGCATCGGGAATCGCTGCGGGCTTGTCGATATAGGGTGATTTTGTTTTGGAATAACTGGTCTGCGCCCCGGCAAACCACTGGTATTTGGCCCACGTAGCATGGCGGTAGAGCCCTGCGGCGCGCACGCCGGCGGCGGGCGGCTGGGCCCGCGCGCGCCCGGGGGTGCGCGGCAAACCGACGAGAAGAGCCAGGGAACAAACCACGGCGCACCACAACAGCGTGCCGGGTCGAATAAAAGCGCGGATGCGGTCGGCCAAAAAGACTCCTTTCACCGCCTGCTTACAATGCTGACCAACAAAAACATGGCTGGCAATCCCGCGTCCCGCTTGACTGTGCGCCGCACGCAGCGATAGGCTCGCCTCCGCCTTGGGCTTTCAGGGGAGGCCTCCGCGTAAATGCTCGCACAATGGAACCAGATTGAGACCAGAGTGGACACGCTGCTCAAGCAGTTGGTATCCTTGAAGTCCGAACGCGCGCAGATGAAAAGCGAAGTCGAGAAGCTGCGCGGCGAAGTCACCAGGTTCGAACAGGAGCGCGAAGAACTGCGCGGCCGCATGGACCATCTTCTCGAAGAACTGCAGCGCCTGGAAGGCGAAGTGGGCGAAGCCGATGAGTGAACCCGCACGAAAAGAAGAAGTTCCCGCCGGTGTCGTTTCTGTCCGCGTGGCGGGCCGCGACCTGCGACTTCGCACCGACAACGGCGAGGAACTCGCGCGCGAGGCGGCGGAGCTGCTTTCGGCAGAGATCCAGCGGGCCAAGGCCTCACCCGCGGCGCCGGGGACCAACGACGCCGTGCTGCTGGCCGCGCTGAACCTGGCCGGGGAACTGATCGCTGCCCGGCGGGATCTTTCCGAGTGCCGCGAAGAGGCCGCCTCCCAGACCACCGCCCTGCTGGCCAAGCTCGACGAACACCTGGACGCCTGAGCGGCGCCCAACGCATTTCCCAAATCCTTCTGAAATCAATCAGTTGCCCATGCTGAGGCGCTTCCGGGGCGAATTTTACCGTTCCGGCTCTTGCCCTGTGTGCTATTCTGCAATCCGTGGGAACGGACCCCTGCGACGTGCGTGCTTATAACGCACCGAAATGTTTGAACCTTTGATGGTTGAACAGGGAGCTGTCTCTCGAAGCTGCGGCGGGACACACCACGTCGGTCGGCGATTCCTACCAAGGTAGCGCCAGCGCCGGCGGGGTCTAACAGAGACCCAAAGTGCTTCGATACGGCGCCCACCTTCTCAAGCGAAGGGTTCAACGCTTCACACGCGTTTCACGGCGTTTGCGGGACCATTCCTGATTTTGCTTCCGGCTGATACGCAGCCGCAAAACTGCGAGCTTCAGCGCGGTGGAAGCGCTTGGGCCGGTTTTCTTCGGGAAACCGGCCTTTTTCTTTCCGTTTTTGCCTCAATTTGGGTCGATTTCGTCCCGGTTGCCCACTGATTGACGCGCTTCGTCTTGCTCGCGAGAAGCCGGGCAGGCTACACTAAGTATCGAGAATATTTGAAGCCTCGCAGGTGCTTGCAAGAGGCCGCCCCCTTGGGAGGCCACGCACCTGGAAGGAAAAAGGAATCCCAACCGGATGAGTTTTCTGGTCGCCATTGGATGGATTTTGATCGCTGCGGTAGTTGCCCAGGTGGCCTATCTGCAGCTCATGGGGGCACAGCCGCGCCGCGAGCTCGTGCGCGCACGTCCCCGTTCCCACTCGCCGCTCGCCCGCGGGCGCCAGGGTCGCACACGCGATCTGGGCCCACCTGCGCGTCGGCGTTCCCCTTCTTCGCAAGCGGCGGTGCCGCTGCTGCGGATTTAGGGTTAGGGCAAATCCCTCCAGTTTCCTTTCAGGCAGCTTCACTTCCGTGAAGCCGACAC
It contains:
- the zapA gene encoding cell division protein ZapA, translated to MSEPARKEEVPAGVVSVRVAGRDLRLRTDNGEELAREAAELLSAEIQRAKASPAAPGTNDAVLLAALNLAGELIAARRDLSECREEAASQTTALLAKLDEHLDA